CTTCACCTTGATGAAGGTTTCCAGATACACCGGACCGTCGAACAGCTTTTCCATGTCGAGGCGCGCTTCGGTGCTGATCTGCTTCAGCTTGGCGCCCTTCTGGCCAATGATCATCGACTTGTGCGTGTCGCGGTCGACCATGATGGTCGCGAAAATCCGGCGCAGGCGTCCTTCGGTTTCAAACTTCTCGATCAACACGGTGCTCGTGTACGGCAATTCGTCGCCGGTCCAGCGGAACACTTTCTCGCGCAGGATTTCCGCGGCCAGGAAGCGCTCGCTGCGATCGGTCAGGTCGTCTTCGCCGTAGATCGGCGCGCCTTCCGGCAGGAACGGCTTGACGGTCGCCATCAAACGTTTGATGTCGTCGGGATGCTTCGCCGACAGCGGCACGATCTCGGCGAACTTGTGTAGCGCGCTCACCTGCTGCATGAACGGAAACAGCGAATCCTTATCCGACACGCGATCGAGCTTGTTCGCGATCAGCAGCGTGGGCACCGACGGCGGGATCAGGTCGAGCACCTTCTGATCGTCCGGGCCGAAGCGGCCGGCTTCGATCACGAACAGGATCGCATCGACCGAAGTCAGCGTGGACGTGACCGCGCGATTGAGCGAACGGTTCAGCGCGCCGCTGTGCTTGGTCTGAAAACCCGGCGTGTCGACGAAAATGTATTGCGCGTCTTCGAGCGTGTGAATGCCCGTGATGCGATGGCGCGTGGTCTGCGCCTTGCGCGACGTGATACTGACTTTCTGGCCGACCAGCGCGTTCATCAGCGTGGACTTGCCGACGTTGGGGCGGCCGACGATCGCGACCATGCCGCAGCGAAAACCAGTGGGAGTGGGAGTGTTCATATTCGGGCTACGGCAAGTTCAGATCGACGCGCGGGAATGGCGCGCCGATGGCAATCAATGGCCCGCGTCGGCGACGCGCGTTTGCACCGCGTCGGCTACGCCGGGTTCGTGTTCGGTCGGTGCCGCTGCTGCGCTCGGCACCGGCACGGCGGGACCGGGCGTGGCCTCGCGGCTGCGGTGTTTGTCGACGCTGCGGACTGCGGCGGTTTCTGGCTTGGCTTCGGCGGGTTTCGCGTCCGTGGGCTTGGCGTCGAGCTTATCGGCGGCTTTTTCCGCTCCGGCTTTGTCAACGGACTTATCACCCGCGTGCGCAGCCGTCTTGTCTGCCTTCTCGGCGCGCTCGGTTTTGTCCTGTCCGCTGTACTCCACGTGCGCGGCGCGAATCACCGCCAACGGCGCGGCTGTGGCTGTCAGCGTCGGACGTTCGGTTGCGGGCTCCGCCGCCGCACGCGATTCACCGCGCCCCGCTCCGCGCTCGCTCTTGCGATCCGGACTGCGCAAATCCAGCGCAGCTTGCACGCCCGTCACACCGGGCACGATCTCCGGCTCGGCATGCTTCGCCGCGCGAGCGCCTTTCGAGCGCTTGGGCTTGGAGACCACGGCCGGCGCCGCGGCCATGACTTCGTCGAGTGCTTTCTTCGCCGCCGCCTGTTCCGCCGCACGACGGCTCGCGCCGGAACCGGAGACTTTCACGTCCAGTTTCGGCACCGTGCATTCGACTTCGAATTGCTGATTGTGCGCCGCACCATGCGTGGCGACGACCGTATAAGTCGGCAACGCGATCTTGTGGCCTTGCAAATACTCCTGCAGCAGCGTCTTGGCGTCCTTGCCGAGCGTGCGCGGGTCAATGTGATCCAGAATCGGCACGTAAAGGCGCTTGATGACCGTCTGGGCGGCGTCGAAGCCGCCGTCGAGGAACACTGCGCCCAGCACCGCTTCGAGCGTGTCAGCGAGGATGGAGGGCCGGCGGAAGCCGCCGCTGCGCAACTCGCCTTCGCCCAGTCGCAGGCCTTCGGAAATATTCAGGGCCTGAGCGATTTCGTAAAGCGACTGCTGTTTGACCAGATTGGCGCGGACGCGCGACAGGTCGCCCTCGTCCAGTTTGCCGAAACGTTGGAACAAAAGCGCAGCCACCGCGCAATTTAGAACGGAATCGCCGAGAAACTCGAGCCGTTCGTTATGCGTGGAACTGTGACTGCGGTGCGTTAAAGCCTGGCGCAACAATTCCGCATTGCGAAATTCGTAGCGCAGACGGCTTTCCAACGGAGATAGGGGCATGGGCAGAGTATAACGCGGGCGCCAGACCCGGCGAAAACGCGGGGCGGCCTGCGGAAAAAGCGTGGTGCAGCGACGTTACCGCGGGATCTTAAAGTAGCGTGATAACACGCCGCGGCTCACGTGACCTGGTGAAGGCCAACTGCGAGCCAACCGTGCGGCGTGTAGTGCAATCAACGCACACGAACTCAATTGAATGAGCCGACGCGTTTCAGATTGCTGAAGTTCATCCAGATGAAAAACGCGCGGCCGACGACATTCTTGTCCGGCGCAAAACCCCAGTAACGGCTATCCGCGCTGTTATCGCGGTTGTCGCCCATCATGAAGTAATTGCCCGGCGGCACCTTGCAGATCACGCCGCGTGCGTTGTACGTGCAGTTGTCGCGATACGGATAATCTTCGGCGCCGACGATGAACGGCGGCACGGCGGGATTGTTCAGAATCGCGTTCTTGCGGCCGTCGAGATCTTCTTCGAACTGCTTCGCGTAACCCATGCGCTCGTCGTCGAGGTAATCGGGCAGAGGCGTTTCCGGCACCGGCTTGCCGTTGATCGTGAGTTGCTTGTCCTGATACGCGACGGTGTCGCCCGGCAGCCCGATCACGCGCTTGATGTAGTCGACCGATTCGTCTTTCGGGTAACGGAACACCACCACGTCGCC
The nucleotide sequence above comes from Paraburkholderia aromaticivorans. Encoded proteins:
- the era gene encoding GTPase Era, producing MNTPTPTGFRCGMVAIVGRPNVGKSTLMNALVGQKVSITSRKAQTTRHRITGIHTLEDAQYIFVDTPGFQTKHSGALNRSLNRAVTSTLTSVDAILFVIEAGRFGPDDQKVLDLIPPSVPTLLIANKLDRVSDKDSLFPFMQQVSALHKFAEIVPLSAKHPDDIKRLMATVKPFLPEGAPIYGEDDLTDRSERFLAAEILREKVFRWTGDELPYTSTVLIEKFETEGRLRRIFATIMVDRDTHKSMIIGQKGAKLKQISTEARLDMEKLFDGPVYLETFIKVKSGWADNEAGLRAYGYE
- the rnc gene encoding ribonuclease III, which translates into the protein MPLSPLESRLRYEFRNAELLRQALTHRSHSSTHNERLEFLGDSVLNCAVAALLFQRFGKLDEGDLSRVRANLVKQQSLYEIAQALNISEGLRLGEGELRSGGFRRPSILADTLEAVLGAVFLDGGFDAAQTVIKRLYVPILDHIDPRTLGKDAKTLLQEYLQGHKIALPTYTVVATHGAAHNQQFEVECTVPKLDVKVSGSGASRRAAEQAAAKKALDEVMAAAPAVVSKPKRSKGARAAKHAEPEIVPGVTGVQAALDLRSPDRKSERGAGRGESRAAAEPATERPTLTATAAPLAVIRAAHVEYSGQDKTERAEKADKTAAHAGDKSVDKAGAEKAADKLDAKPTDAKPAEAKPETAAVRSVDKHRSREATPGPAVPVPSAAAAPTEHEPGVADAVQTRVADAGH
- the lepB gene encoding signal peptidase I, with the protein product MNFALILFVLVILTGVAWVADKLVFMPQRRRAAEAAVAEFDRQQARIGERFADENAAQTRARLRDDKLRQPWWLEYSASFFPVILVVFVVRSFVVEPFKIPSGSMVPTLLVGDFILVNKFDYGIRLPITNTKISEGRPLQRGDVVVFRYPKDESVDYIKRVIGLPGDTVAYQDKQLTINGKPVPETPLPDYLDDERMGYAKQFEEDLDGRKNAILNNPAVPPFIVGAEDYPYRDNCTYNARGVICKVPPGNYFMMGDNRDNSADSRYWGFAPDKNVVGRAFFIWMNFSNLKRVGSFN